In the genome of Pseudorca crassidens isolate mPseCra1 chromosome 12, mPseCra1.hap1, whole genome shotgun sequence, one region contains:
- the C12H22orf15 gene encoding LOW QUALITY PROTEIN: uncharacterized protein C22orf15 homolog (The sequence of the model RefSeq protein was modified relative to this genomic sequence to represent the inferred CDS: inserted 2 bases in 1 codon; deleted 2 bases in 1 codon), translating to MFITVMSGVTIALLAEDGHLXNLAEGLEEGPSLAPSMGSPLLQERGIYVLVQIIKGEGGAPTCYESLLENLDERCPELAEELRWLSGLPPPGDGWRRRAGTLRGHQEQGPPSRPRRVGFLPPGTH from the exons TGACCATAGCCCTCCTGGCTGAGGATGGGCACCT GAACCTGGCTGAGGGACTGGAGGAGGGGCCTTCCCTGGCGCCCTCCATGGGCAGCCCCCTGCTGCAGGAGCGTGGGATCTATGTCCTAGTGCAGATCATCA AGGGTGAGGGCGGGGCCCCCACCTGCTATGAGTCCCTCCTGGAGAACCTGGATGAGCGGTGTCCAGAGCTGGCAG AAGAGCTGCGCTGGCTGTcgggcctt cctcccccggGCGATGGCTGGAGAAGGCGTGCCGGCACTCTGCGTGGCCACCAGGAGCAAGGCCCTCCTTCACGGCCCCGAAGGGTGGGCTTCCTGCCGCCTGGGACCCACTAG
- the LOC137203595 gene encoding histone H3.3A-like: protein KKLARTKQTARKSTGGKAPRKQLATKAARKSAPSTGGVKKPHRYRPGTLALREIRCYQKSTELLIRKLPFQRLVREIAQDFKTNLRFLSVAIGALQEASEVYLVGLFEDSNLCAIHAKRVTIMPKDIQLARRIRGERA from the coding sequence AAGAAATTGGCCCGAACCAAGCAGACTGCTCGTAAGTCCACGGGTGGCAAAGCGCCCCGCAAACAGCTGGCCACTAAAGCGGCCAGGAAAAGCGCCCCCTCTACCGGCGGGGTGAAAAAACCTCATCGCTACAGGCCCGGGACTCTTGCGCTTCGAGAAATCCGTTGTTACCAGAAATCCACCGAGCTTCTGATCCGGAAGCTGCCTTTCCAGAGGTTGGTGAGGGAGATCGCCCAGGATTTCAAAACCAACTTGAGGTTCCTGAGTGTCGCCATTGGTGCGCTTCAGGAGGCTAGTGAAGTGTACCTGGTGGGTTTATTTGAAGATAGTAATTTGTGTGCCATCCACGCTAAGAGAGTCACCATCATGCCCAAAGACATCCAGTTGGCTCGCCGGATACGGGGAGAGAGAGCTTAA
- the CHCHD10 gene encoding coiled-coil-helix-coiled-coil-helix domain-containing protein 10, mitochondrial, producing MPRGSRSMGARAASRSAAPPAHPPAHPPPSAVAPAPAPSGQPGLMAQMATTAAGVAVGSAVGHVMGSALTGALSGGSSEPAQAAAQQAPARAAPQPQQMGPCAYEIRQFLDCSTTQSDLTLCEGFSEALKQCKYNHGLISLP from the exons ATGCCCCGGGGGAGCCGCAGCATGGGCGCCCGGGCAGCCAG CCGCAGCGCCGCGCCCCCTGCCCACCCGCCCGCGCACCCGCCGCCCTCGGCCGtggccccggcccccgccccgtcGGGCCAGCCCGGCCTGATGGCGCAGATGGCGACCACGGCCGCCGGAGTGGCCGTGGGCTCGGCTGTGGGACACGTCATGGGCAGCGCCCTGACCGGAGCCTTGAGCGGGGGGAGCTCAGAGCCCGCCCAGGCTGCTGCCCAGCAG GCCCCGGCCCGCGCTGCCCCGCAGCCCCAGCAGATGGGGCCCTGCGCCTATGAGATCAGGCAGTTCCTGGACTGCTCCACCACTCAGAGCGACCTGACCCTGTGTGAGGGCTTCAGCGAGGCCCTGAAGCAGTGCAAGTACAACCACG GTCTGATCTCCCTGCCCTGA